One segment of Arthrobacter sp. MMS18-M83 DNA contains the following:
- a CDS encoding putative protein N(5)-glutamine methyltransferase codes for MSVPTFHPSHSAVTSRLRSAGCVFAEDEAQLLIAAAHAPEELDRMVDQRVSGLPLEHLLGWAEFCGRHLAVEPGVFVPRRRTEYLVQEAARIARPDAVVVDLCCGSGAVGTAVAAAVGGVELHAADVDPAAVRCAARNVGPEGGEVHEGDLYSALPVSLRGRVDVLVANAPYVPTDAIGMMPPEARLHEPLVALDGGPDGLDVQRRIAGEAPLWLAPGGHLLIETSVRQAPSTAALFELAGLSAEVVHSDEFDATVVLGKLQQSHRK; via the coding sequence ATGTCAGTACCCACGTTCCACCCGTCCCACTCCGCCGTGACATCTCGGCTCCGTTCCGCCGGTTGCGTCTTCGCTGAGGACGAGGCCCAGCTCCTGATCGCCGCCGCGCACGCTCCCGAGGAACTCGACCGGATGGTCGACCAACGGGTTTCCGGCCTGCCCCTCGAACACCTCCTCGGCTGGGCTGAATTCTGCGGCCGACACCTTGCCGTGGAACCGGGAGTCTTCGTCCCTCGCCGCCGCACGGAGTACCTCGTCCAGGAGGCGGCCCGCATCGCCCGGCCGGACGCCGTCGTCGTCGACCTTTGCTGTGGTTCGGGTGCCGTGGGTACTGCCGTGGCCGCCGCGGTGGGCGGCGTCGAACTGCACGCAGCCGACGTCGACCCCGCTGCAGTCCGCTGCGCCGCTCGCAACGTCGGGCCGGAAGGCGGAGAAGTGCATGAAGGCGATCTCTATTCGGCCCTGCCGGTCTCTCTTCGCGGTCGCGTGGACGTCCTGGTGGCCAACGCCCCCTATGTGCCCACGGACGCGATCGGGATGATGCCACCGGAGGCCCGGTTGCACGAACCGCTCGTAGCGCTCGACGGCGGACCAGACGGTCTGGACGTGCAGCGCCGGATCGCTGGGGAGGCGCCGTTGTGGCTGGCTCCTGGGGGTCACCTGCTGATCGAAACGAGCGTCCGGCAAGCCCCGTCGACGGCGGCCTTGTTTGAGCTCGCCGGATTGTCCGCCGAAGTAGTCCATTCCGACGAATTCGACGCCACGGTGGTGCTCGGAAAACTACAGCAATCTCACCGGAAATGA
- a CDS encoding helix-turn-helix domain-containing protein — translation MSVQTDTMNGDELTSHIPAADPAIGLRAVGALHRLAEKVEATNVALAREQGWSWEQIGDALGVSRQSVHAKYGK, via the coding sequence GTGTCAGTTCAAACTGACACCATGAATGGTGATGAGCTGACTTCCCACATCCCGGCGGCGGACCCAGCAATTGGTCTCCGCGCCGTCGGTGCCCTGCATCGTCTGGCCGAAAAGGTGGAGGCCACCAACGTGGCCCTCGCACGGGAGCAGGGCTGGTCGTGGGAGCAGATTGGCGATGCCTTGGGCGTCTCCCGGCAGTCGGTCCACGCCAAATACGGAAAGTGA
- a CDS encoding Gfo/Idh/MocA family protein, whose amino-acid sequence MSAVRWGVLTTARIAQGRFLPAMSRARNAVASAISSPNGKAAEVAERFGIPAAYSSHEELLADPSIEAVYLPFPNSLHADWIVAAAEAGKDILCEKPLVANTHDYRRVLEACERNGVNLMEAFMYRFHPQHQKVREFIDSGKIGGLVSMHARFHFVMDRSEGEVRLQPGMDGGALNDVGCYAVDIMNMVMGRAPQTVFGKGTSRTDQVETTVAAILDYGDVLGTLDCGFEGPRTNTFQIIGTKGHITLDKAFDPDPGEIARVTVSFRDGGAESVDIGEDPFKTEIERFSAWVRNSGPELVHRELTEQNLAVRLALQESLATGLPRDVRDVHAVEHHLLQEQ is encoded by the coding sequence ATGAGCGCTGTCCGCTGGGGAGTGCTGACCACGGCACGGATCGCCCAAGGTAGGTTCCTGCCCGCCATGAGCCGGGCTCGGAACGCCGTGGCGTCGGCCATCAGCAGTCCGAACGGAAAGGCAGCCGAAGTTGCAGAGCGCTTCGGCATTCCGGCAGCCTATTCGTCACACGAGGAATTGCTGGCCGATCCAAGCATCGAAGCCGTCTACCTGCCGTTCCCTAACTCGCTGCACGCCGATTGGATCGTGGCCGCCGCCGAGGCAGGGAAAGACATCCTTTGCGAGAAGCCACTCGTCGCCAACACCCACGACTACCGCCGGGTCCTGGAAGCCTGCGAACGCAACGGGGTGAACCTGATGGAAGCATTCATGTACCGCTTCCACCCTCAGCACCAGAAGGTGCGTGAGTTCATTGACTCGGGCAAGATCGGCGGGTTGGTGTCCATGCACGCCCGCTTCCACTTCGTCATGGATCGAAGCGAAGGCGAGGTCCGCCTCCAGCCGGGAATGGACGGAGGTGCACTCAACGACGTCGGATGCTACGCCGTCGACATTATGAACATGGTCATGGGCCGTGCGCCGCAAACCGTCTTCGGCAAAGGCACAAGCCGCACGGACCAGGTGGAAACGACTGTGGCCGCGATCCTGGACTATGGGGACGTCTTGGGGACGCTGGACTGCGGCTTCGAAGGCCCGCGCACCAACACTTTCCAAATCATCGGTACGAAAGGCCATATCACCCTGGACAAGGCCTTCGACCCGGATCCGGGCGAAATTGCCCGCGTTACCGTGTCATTCCGCGACGGCGGGGCCGAGTCTGTCGACATCGGAGAAGACCCGTTCAAGACGGAAATCGAACGGTTCAGCGCGTGGGTGCGCAACTCCGGACCCGAACTCGTCCACAGGGAATTGACCGAACAGAACCTGGCCGTCCGTCTGGCCCTCCAGGAATCACTCGCCACCGGCTTGCCACGCGATGTCCGCGACGTACATGCCGTGGAGCACCACCTACTACAGGAGCAGTAA
- a CDS encoding response regulator transcription factor produces the protein MEDSRGLVLIAEDEQAIADIQRLYLSRAGFGVHVERDGTSALAQIRRLKPVAVILDVGLPGMDGIELCRQLRQAEDWTPVLFVTARDEEVDRVLGLELGADDYLTKPFSPSELVARVKAVLRRTEGTLRPKPLVLGSIELDPLNRTARAGTTELTLTATEFDLLAYLMAQPGRVFSREQLLSAVWGQASYAAGRTVDVHIEQLRAKLGEHSPIATSRGVGYSAVAGDRPIAGGAR, from the coding sequence ATGGAGGACAGCCGAGGATTGGTGCTGATTGCCGAAGATGAACAGGCAATCGCCGATATCCAGCGCCTGTACTTGAGCCGCGCGGGTTTCGGCGTGCACGTGGAGCGCGATGGGACGTCTGCGCTGGCACAGATCAGGCGGCTCAAGCCGGTCGCGGTGATCCTCGACGTCGGACTGCCGGGAATGGACGGGATCGAGCTCTGCAGGCAGCTGCGGCAGGCCGAGGACTGGACGCCGGTCCTGTTCGTGACCGCACGCGACGAAGAAGTGGACCGCGTCCTTGGCCTGGAATTGGGCGCCGACGACTATCTCACCAAGCCGTTCTCACCCTCCGAACTCGTCGCCCGGGTCAAGGCAGTGCTCCGTCGGACGGAAGGCACCCTACGGCCCAAACCGCTGGTGCTGGGCAGCATCGAATTGGATCCGTTGAACCGGACCGCTCGCGCGGGCACCACGGAACTCACCCTGACCGCCACGGAGTTCGACCTCCTCGCCTACCTCATGGCCCAGCCCGGCCGCGTCTTTTCCCGTGAGCAACTGCTTTCTGCCGTGTGGGGCCAGGCCAGTTATGCCGCTGGCCGGACCGTGGACGTGCACATCGAGCAGCTCCGCGCCAAGCTCGGCGAGCACTCCCCCATCGCGACCAGCCGGGGCGTCGGGTACTCAGCGGTCGCCGGGGATCGCCCAATCGCCGGGGGCGCCCGGTGA
- a CDS encoding HNH endonuclease, whose translation MAGIREKQLIGVGPPSGSQVPDAAVQSASVPCLRVEDLIGAVNSLRPDASGTERTDGADLTDSAELIEQLRGLEDLKSAIAGAQARIAVAFDAAQRSAEKALGVPADDQGRGVGAQIALARRESPARGSRLLGLAKALVTEMPRTLAALDTGQLNEWRATLLVKETACLATEDRCAVDEELAADTGTFDGAGDRTITAAARTAAYRRDPRSVTQRASHAATERHVSLRPAPDTMTYLTALLPVAQGVAVHAALSRHADTLRNAGDARTRDQIMADTLAERTTGTPGGITGVEIQLVMTDRTLIQSDSEPARLPGYGIIPAAWARTLLTGNQNQGEDNRSPHGQTGQDRKLKVWLRRLYTTPGTGELVAADSRARFFPAGLRRFIQARDDTCRTPYCDAPIRHFDHIIPWHHGGTTNLTNGAGLCEACNHTKELPGWTARPAATAGPGSRHVIDIRTPTGHHYRSTAPPPPGTGPPGTGHAASNPPGADPPATTAHRFGDLHYWRRQRQPA comes from the coding sequence ATGGCCGGCATTCGGGAAAAACAGCTGATCGGAGTAGGCCCGCCTTCGGGCAGCCAAGTCCCGGATGCTGCCGTCCAGAGCGCCTCGGTGCCGTGCCTTCGTGTGGAGGACCTGATCGGTGCCGTGAACTCGCTTCGCCCGGACGCCAGCGGCACCGAACGTACTGACGGCGCCGACCTTACCGACAGCGCCGAGTTGATCGAGCAGTTGCGCGGTCTTGAGGATCTCAAGTCGGCGATCGCCGGGGCACAGGCCCGGATCGCCGTCGCGTTCGACGCCGCCCAGCGCAGCGCCGAGAAAGCTCTGGGCGTACCGGCCGACGACCAGGGACGCGGCGTCGGAGCCCAAATTGCTCTGGCCCGGCGGGAATCCCCCGCCCGCGGATCCCGCCTCCTCGGACTCGCCAAGGCCCTCGTGACCGAAATGCCCCGCACCCTCGCCGCCCTGGACACCGGACAGCTGAACGAATGGCGCGCCACCCTGCTCGTGAAGGAAACAGCCTGCCTGGCCACCGAAGACCGCTGCGCCGTGGACGAAGAACTCGCCGCCGACACCGGAACCTTCGACGGCGCCGGAGACCGGACCATCACCGCCGCGGCCCGGACCGCTGCCTACCGGCGGGACCCCCGCTCCGTCACGCAGCGCGCCAGCCACGCCGCCACCGAACGGCACGTCAGCCTGCGCCCGGCACCGGACACCATGACCTACCTGACCGCCCTGCTCCCCGTCGCCCAAGGCGTGGCCGTGCACGCGGCCCTGTCCCGCCACGCCGACACCCTCCGCAACGCCGGGGACGCCCGGACCCGGGACCAGATCATGGCCGACACCCTGGCCGAACGCACCACCGGCACCCCCGGCGGCATCACCGGGGTAGAGATCCAGCTCGTCATGACCGACCGCACCCTCATCCAAAGCGACAGCGAACCGGCCCGCCTCCCCGGCTACGGCATCATCCCCGCCGCCTGGGCCCGGACACTGCTCACCGGGAACCAAAATCAGGGCGAAGACAACCGGTCGCCACACGGTCAGACCGGTCAGGACCGGAAGCTGAAGGTCTGGCTCCGGCGCCTCTACACCACCCCCGGAACCGGGGAACTCGTCGCCGCCGATTCCCGGGCGCGGTTCTTCCCGGCCGGGCTGCGGCGCTTCATCCAGGCCCGCGACGACACCTGCCGCACCCCATACTGCGACGCACCCATCCGGCACTTCGACCACATCATCCCCTGGCACCACGGCGGCACAACGAACCTGACGAACGGGGCCGGCCTATGCGAAGCCTGCAACCACACCAAAGAACTCCCCGGCTGGACAGCACGACCCGCAGCAACAGCAGGCCCCGGGAGCAGGCACGTCATCGACATCCGCACCCCCACCGGACACCACTACCGATCAACAGCCCCGCCCCCGCCCGGCACAGGACCGCCGGGAACCGGCCACGCGGCCAGCAATCCACCCGGCGCGGACCCGCCCGCTACGACGGCACACCGTTTCGGGGACCTGCACTACTGGCGCAGGCAACGGCAGCCAGCCTAG
- a CDS encoding Clp protease N-terminal domain-containing protein yields MFERFAGEARTAVHAGAEEAKCRGDRRIGTDHLLLGLLHDPGSCRTLETDLESARAQLDALDQEALEAVGITLEDFGPLNAPKGSSRTTFTSAARSVIQDSLMLTTREKARRITTRHLLLALLERQQPDPAAVLLNKLGVDTAALKSRLREQGS; encoded by the coding sequence ATGTTTGAACGATTTGCCGGCGAAGCGAGAACCGCTGTCCACGCCGGCGCCGAGGAAGCCAAATGCCGAGGGGACCGGAGAATCGGCACGGACCATTTGCTGCTGGGATTGCTCCACGACCCCGGGAGCTGCCGGACTCTCGAGACCGACCTGGAGTCGGCCCGTGCCCAGCTCGATGCCCTCGACCAGGAAGCCCTGGAAGCCGTCGGCATCACGCTGGAGGACTTCGGGCCGCTAAATGCGCCGAAGGGAAGCAGCCGGACCACCTTCACCTCGGCCGCCCGCTCCGTCATTCAGGACTCCTTGATGCTGACCACCCGGGAGAAAGCCCGCAGAATCACCACGCGGCACCTGCTGCTCGCACTGCTGGAGCGGCAGCAACCCGATCCGGCCGCCGTCCTGCTCAATAAGCTGGGCGTGGACACGGCGGCACTGAAGTCAAGGCTGCGGGAACAAGGGTCTTAG
- a CDS encoding sensor histidine kinase: MRRWFGTLAGRTTAVIAAVATVAVVLAGLLAAQLVNATAVDEAKKYLAVEADSLSKQTSLGSLKDLRADLLTHGARLAQIGSDGRVTGGGARLVDAKTVADVLAGKSVSTSVDGPQNTVVLEARPLAAGGGVVLAQPVSEIRAAAAPLLSRMLIALVACLVFSIVAGGLLAQWLSRPLVRTARSAHRLAAGERSVPVAPGGPAEVAEVSQALAALDAALRTSEGRQREFLLSISHEIRTPLTALRGYAEALADGVVSGDDVNGVGRTLVAETNRLDRFVRDLLELARLESDDFRVELQPVDASLILHESWQAWQAVCVQNGIAGRLELPSGPLPVRSDGQRLRQVVDGLLENALRVTPEGSPVVLAAYPASGALTVEVRDGGPGLSEADAAVAFERGALFARYSGERPVGSGLGLSIAARIVQRLGGRISVRTAPEGGAAFVVELPGIPAGSKQT; encoded by the coding sequence GTGAGGCGCTGGTTCGGCACACTGGCCGGGCGCACGACGGCGGTGATCGCCGCCGTCGCGACCGTCGCCGTCGTGCTCGCTGGCCTTCTGGCCGCGCAACTGGTGAACGCGACAGCCGTGGACGAAGCAAAGAAGTATCTCGCGGTTGAGGCCGATTCCCTCAGCAAACAAACGAGCCTAGGAAGCCTCAAGGACCTCCGTGCCGATCTACTCACTCACGGCGCGAGGCTCGCCCAGATTGGCTCTGACGGCCGTGTGACAGGCGGTGGGGCCAGGCTGGTGGATGCGAAGACCGTGGCGGATGTGCTGGCCGGAAAATCGGTGTCCACCTCCGTGGACGGTCCGCAGAACACTGTGGTCCTCGAGGCCCGGCCCTTGGCGGCCGGCGGCGGTGTAGTGCTGGCGCAGCCCGTGTCCGAAATCCGGGCTGCCGCCGCTCCCCTGCTGAGCCGCATGCTGATTGCCCTCGTGGCCTGCCTCGTGTTCTCCATTGTGGCGGGCGGCCTGTTGGCGCAATGGTTGAGCCGGCCCTTGGTGCGCACGGCGCGATCGGCCCACCGGCTCGCAGCCGGTGAACGTTCCGTGCCTGTAGCGCCCGGCGGACCGGCCGAAGTGGCGGAGGTCTCGCAGGCCTTGGCCGCCCTCGACGCCGCGCTCCGGACCAGCGAGGGGCGCCAACGCGAATTCCTGCTCTCCATTTCGCACGAAATCCGGACGCCCCTCACGGCGCTTCGAGGCTACGCCGAAGCCCTGGCCGACGGTGTGGTCAGCGGAGACGACGTGAACGGCGTCGGGCGGACCTTAGTTGCCGAGACCAATCGACTGGACCGATTCGTCCGCGATCTCCTGGAATTGGCACGGCTTGAATCCGACGATTTCCGTGTGGAACTGCAGCCCGTGGACGCATCCTTGATCCTGCACGAGAGCTGGCAGGCCTGGCAGGCGGTCTGTGTGCAAAACGGGATCGCGGGACGGCTCGAACTGCCCTCCGGGCCTTTGCCGGTCCGTAGCGATGGCCAGCGGTTGCGCCAAGTGGTGGACGGGCTGCTGGAAAACGCCCTGCGAGTGACTCCCGAGGGATCCCCCGTTGTGCTCGCGGCATACCCCGCCAGCGGCGCGCTCACCGTGGAAGTGCGCGACGGCGGACCGGGGCTTTCGGAGGCGGATGCCGCCGTCGCATTTGAACGCGGTGCGCTCTTTGCCAGATACAGCGGCGAACGGCCTGTGGGCAGCGGCCTGGGCTTGTCGATTGCCGCAAGGATCGTGCAGCGGCTTGGTGGGCGCATCAGCGTGCGGACAGCGCCCGAGGGCGGCGCGGCATTCGTGGTGGAGTTGCCCGGCATTCCGGCGGGCTCCAAGCAAACGTAG
- a CDS encoding MFS transporter, which translates to MPTDRSITDSSAGARNAAATSKTSPRGVSKLKLPTRRRLKVSDVNVVNQPMLKKALGGTIVGNTMEWYDVGVFGYLITTMGPVFLPEADKSVQTLFLLGTFAATFVARPLGGVIFGWLGDKVGRQKVLATTLLLMAASTFAVGLLPGYAQIGIWAAVLLVILKLVQGFSTGGEYAGATTFVSEYAPDKRRGFFASFLDMGSYIGFALGAALVSILQLTIGQSAMEDWGWRLPFLLAGPLGVIAVYFRSKIEESPQFQATLDAQEALAADAAAGDAAVAKGPIGIVKAYWPQIILAMILAAAANTVGYMLTSYMPTYLTESKGYDPVHGTLLTIPVLVIMAVCIPLTGKLSDRIGRRPVLWIGAISTVVFAVPAFLLIGLGGIWSTLAGLALVAFPVTFYVANLASALPALFPTSSRYGGMGIAYNFSVAIFGGTTPFIVAALIKASGYDMMPAYYLMGTSVVGAIAIYFLRESAQRPLPGSMPSVDTPAEARELVATQDTNPLIDLDEMPFDDGTLVAAEPDRDPVPA; encoded by the coding sequence ATGCCCACAGACCGAAGCATTACCGACTCTTCAGCAGGCGCTAGGAACGCCGCTGCAACGAGCAAGACCTCACCACGCGGTGTCTCAAAATTGAAACTTCCAACACGCCGTCGACTCAAGGTATCCGACGTCAACGTCGTAAACCAGCCCATGCTGAAAAAAGCACTCGGCGGCACGATCGTCGGTAACACCATGGAGTGGTACGACGTCGGCGTGTTCGGCTACCTCATCACCACCATGGGGCCCGTCTTCCTGCCCGAGGCCGACAAGTCCGTGCAGACCCTGTTCCTGCTGGGAACATTCGCCGCAACTTTCGTGGCCCGTCCCCTCGGCGGCGTAATCTTCGGCTGGCTGGGTGACAAGGTGGGCCGCCAAAAGGTGCTCGCCACAACACTCCTGTTGATGGCGGCGAGTACCTTCGCCGTCGGACTCCTGCCTGGATACGCACAAATCGGCATCTGGGCAGCCGTACTGCTCGTCATCCTGAAGCTCGTCCAGGGTTTCTCCACGGGCGGCGAATACGCCGGCGCCACCACGTTCGTGAGCGAATACGCTCCGGACAAGCGCCGCGGCTTCTTCGCGAGCTTCCTGGACATGGGCTCATACATCGGCTTCGCCCTTGGCGCGGCCCTCGTGTCCATCCTGCAGCTCACCATCGGCCAATCGGCCATGGAGGACTGGGGCTGGCGCTTGCCGTTCCTCCTCGCGGGACCCCTCGGCGTCATTGCCGTGTACTTCCGTAGCAAGATCGAAGAATCCCCCCAGTTCCAAGCCACTTTGGATGCCCAGGAAGCCCTCGCCGCGGACGCAGCAGCGGGCGATGCCGCAGTAGCCAAGGGCCCCATCGGCATCGTCAAGGCTTACTGGCCCCAGATTATCCTCGCCATGATCCTCGCCGCAGCCGCCAACACCGTGGGCTACATGTTGACTTCCTACATGCCCACCTACCTGACCGAGTCGAAGGGCTACGACCCCGTTCACGGCACTCTGCTGACCATCCCTGTGTTGGTCATCATGGCCGTCTGCATCCCGCTGACCGGCAAGCTCTCTGACCGCATTGGCCGCCGGCCTGTGCTGTGGATCGGCGCCATCAGCACGGTCGTCTTCGCGGTTCCGGCGTTCCTGCTGATCGGGCTCGGTGGCATTTGGTCCACCCTTGCCGGTTTGGCCCTGGTCGCGTTCCCCGTCACGTTCTACGTGGCCAACCTCGCCTCGGCACTGCCGGCACTGTTCCCGACGTCGAGCCGTTACGGCGGCATGGGTATCGCCTACAACTTCTCCGTGGCGATCTTCGGTGGTACGACGCCGTTCATTGTCGCTGCCTTGATCAAGGCATCCGGCTACGACATGATGCCGGCGTACTACCTCATGGGCACGTCCGTGGTTGGCGCAATCGCCATCTACTTCCTGCGTGAATCCGCGCAGCGCCCACTCCCCGGTTCCATGCCCAGCGTGGACACCCCGGCGGAGGCTCGCGAACTGGTGGCGACTCAGGACACCAACCCGTTGATCGATCTGGACGAAATGCCGTTCGACGACGGCACCCTCGTAGCGGCGGAGCCGGACCGGGACCCCGTGCCGGCCTAG
- a CDS encoding CoA-acylating methylmalonate-semialdehyde dehydrogenase: MTIINHFISGAETAGSGTGTKPVYNPATGAVTAELRLANRSDLDATVAIAKEAAASWGDISLAKRTAVLFKFRELVAAHVDELAQLITAEHGKVISDAKGEIGRGLEVIEFACGIPQLLKGEYSDQVSTGIDVFSFREPVGVVAGITPFNFPVMVPLWMAPMAIATGNAFILKPSHRVPSAAMLLAKLWKQAGLPDGVFQVLHGDREVVSGLLTHPDVDAISFVGSTPVAKHILEVATAHGKRVQALGGAKNHAIIMPDADLDNAADHLAAAAFGSAGQRCMAISVAVAVGDAADLLVKKVEERALDVKVKNGTEPDADMGPVISPESRAFIVKTVTEAEQAGAAMVVDGRDLVVPGHEEGFWVGPTVIDHVNTEMSAYREEIFGPVLVVVRVEELDEGIKLINANPYGNGTAIFTSSGANARKFQRSVDVGMIGINVPLPVPVAYYSFGGWKASLFGDKHIYGPEGVSFYTRGKVITSRWPESAHASGASYNFPSN, translated from the coding sequence ATGACCATCATCAACCACTTCATCAGCGGAGCCGAGACTGCCGGCAGCGGAACGGGCACCAAGCCCGTCTACAACCCGGCCACGGGTGCCGTAACGGCCGAGTTGCGGTTGGCGAACCGTTCGGATTTGGACGCCACGGTTGCCATCGCCAAGGAGGCCGCGGCGTCCTGGGGCGACATTTCGCTGGCCAAGCGCACAGCAGTGCTGTTCAAGTTCCGTGAACTCGTCGCCGCCCACGTTGACGAGCTCGCCCAGCTCATCACTGCCGAGCACGGCAAGGTCATTTCCGATGCCAAGGGCGAGATCGGCCGCGGCCTGGAAGTCATCGAGTTCGCGTGCGGCATCCCACAACTGCTCAAGGGCGAGTATTCGGACCAGGTCTCCACCGGGATCGATGTGTTCTCCTTCCGGGAGCCGGTCGGCGTCGTTGCCGGGATCACCCCGTTCAACTTCCCGGTCATGGTCCCGCTGTGGATGGCTCCGATGGCGATTGCGACGGGCAACGCCTTCATCCTCAAGCCTTCCCACCGCGTGCCCTCGGCTGCGATGCTGCTGGCCAAGCTGTGGAAGCAGGCCGGCCTGCCGGACGGCGTGTTCCAGGTCCTGCACGGTGACCGCGAAGTGGTCTCCGGGCTGCTGACCCACCCGGACGTGGATGCCATCTCATTCGTCGGCTCCACCCCCGTTGCAAAGCACATCCTCGAAGTGGCCACCGCGCACGGCAAGCGGGTCCAGGCCCTGGGCGGCGCGAAGAACCATGCGATCATCATGCCCGACGCCGACCTGGACAACGCCGCCGACCACCTGGCTGCAGCCGCGTTCGGTTCCGCCGGGCAGCGGTGCATGGCCATCTCCGTTGCGGTCGCCGTCGGCGATGCAGCCGATCTGCTGGTCAAGAAAGTCGAAGAGCGTGCGCTCGATGTGAAGGTCAAGAACGGCACCGAGCCTGACGCGGACATGGGTCCCGTGATCAGCCCCGAATCGCGTGCGTTCATCGTCAAGACTGTCACCGAAGCAGAACAGGCTGGTGCTGCGATGGTGGTGGATGGCCGTGACCTGGTGGTTCCCGGCCATGAAGAAGGCTTCTGGGTCGGCCCCACCGTGATCGATCACGTCAACACTGAAATGAGCGCTTACCGGGAGGAGATCTTCGGTCCGGTCCTGGTGGTGGTGCGCGTGGAGGAGCTGGATGAGGGCATCAAACTGATCAACGCCAATCCGTACGGCAACGGCACGGCGATCTTCACGTCCTCGGGAGCCAACGCCCGCAAGTTCCAGCGCTCCGTGGACGTCGGCATGATCGGCATCAACGTTCCCCTGCCGGTTCCCGTGGCGTACTACTCCTTCGGCGGGTGGAAGGCGTCCCTGTTCGGTGACAAGCACATCTACGGACCCGAAGGCGTGTCGTTCTACACCCGCGGCAAGGTCATTACGTCCCGCTGGCCTGAGTCGGCCCACGCCTCCGGAGCTTCGTACAACTTCCCGTCCAACTAG
- a CDS encoding GNAT family N-acetyltransferase, giving the protein MIRAARPDELERLRGIEFAAGEIFRSCGMDAIADDEPLTVTELALFQARSGALVFTDASDVPVAYLLLEHLDGNAHVEQLSVHPSHARRGLGSELLDAAEKWAHAEGLAWLTLTTFRDVPWNAPYYRRLGFEELAPDMLDDGLRGIVECEGLVGLSRWPRIAMRRRVRSILTYEDSVSLY; this is encoded by the coding sequence ATGATCAGGGCAGCCCGCCCGGACGAGCTGGAACGCCTGCGCGGCATCGAATTCGCGGCGGGCGAGATCTTCCGCTCATGCGGAATGGACGCCATCGCTGATGACGAGCCGTTGACCGTCACTGAGCTGGCACTCTTCCAAGCGCGCAGCGGTGCCTTGGTGTTTACCGACGCATCGGACGTTCCCGTGGCCTATCTCCTGCTTGAGCACCTGGATGGCAACGCGCATGTGGAGCAATTGAGTGTCCATCCTTCGCATGCGCGGCGAGGCCTCGGGAGTGAGTTGCTTGACGCCGCCGAAAAGTGGGCACACGCCGAGGGGTTGGCGTGGCTGACCCTGACTACCTTCCGCGATGTTCCGTGGAATGCGCCCTACTATCGCCGGCTGGGTTTCGAAGAGCTGGCTCCGGACATGCTCGACGACGGGCTGCGCGGCATCGTGGAGTGCGAGGGCTTGGTGGGCTTGAGCCGGTGGCCGAGGATCGCCATGCGTCGGCGGGTCAGGTCAATTCTCACCTACGAAGATTCCGTCAGTCTGTATTGA
- a CDS encoding VOC family protein: MAEVPVGSLHHVEIWVPHIGRAQEEWGWLLAELGYAQFQEWPDGCSWKLGATYIVIEQSTALTGSTHRRTEPGLNHLAFHAGTRENVDRLRELGADSGWYEMFESKYPHAGGADLYAAYLVNTDGYEVELVAG, encoded by the coding sequence ATGGCTGAAGTTCCAGTAGGTTCGCTGCACCACGTTGAGATTTGGGTACCGCACATCGGCCGCGCCCAGGAAGAGTGGGGCTGGCTGCTGGCCGAACTGGGCTATGCACAATTCCAGGAGTGGCCCGACGGCTGCAGTTGGAAACTCGGAGCCACGTACATCGTGATTGAGCAGTCCACGGCGCTCACCGGAAGCACGCACCGCAGGACGGAGCCCGGGCTCAACCATCTCGCCTTCCATGCGGGCACAAGGGAGAACGTGGACAGGCTCCGGGAGCTCGGCGCCGATTCCGGCTGGTACGAGATGTTCGAGAGCAAATATCCCCACGCGGGCGGGGCAGACCTCTATGCCGCATATCTGGTCAACACCGACGGCTACGAGGTCGAACTGGTTGCTGGGTAG
- a CDS encoding SRPBCC family protein: MTVSFTCHTHVELEPGELFDLARNVEAHVGSMAKSRERAVAGVVSGLLSEGDEVTWQAWHFAVPLRMSSRITQFHFPESFTDEQVRGPFRFFRHVHEFIPDDAGTLMIDRVEFAAPFGVVGRLAEKAVLGRYLRNLIEQRNRYLAGNGAAA; this comes from the coding sequence ATGACCGTGTCGTTCACCTGCCACACCCACGTCGAACTTGAGCCGGGCGAGCTATTTGACCTCGCGCGGAACGTCGAAGCGCATGTCGGCTCCATGGCCAAATCCCGGGAACGTGCCGTGGCCGGCGTCGTGTCCGGACTGCTGTCCGAAGGGGACGAGGTCACCTGGCAGGCTTGGCATTTCGCCGTACCCTTGCGGATGAGCAGCCGCATCACCCAGTTTCACTTCCCCGAATCCTTCACTGATGAGCAGGTGCGTGGTCCCTTCCGTTTCTTCCGGCACGTCCATGAGTTCATTCCCGACGACGCCGGGACGCTCATGATCGATCGCGTCGAGTTCGCGGCGCCTTTCGGCGTCGTGGGCCGGCTTGCGGAGAAAGCGGTTCTGGGCAGATATCTGCGGAACCTCATTGAGCAGCGCAATCGATATCTTGCCGGCAACGGGGCCGCCGCATGA